The sequence CGTCGTAGAGCGGGGGGTGGGGCGTTGGCGGTCAGGCCGTCGCGCCGGCGGGGGACTTGGGTACGGGGGCGCGCCGGTTGTCGTGCGGCTGATACGTCGCGGCGGGCCGGTGCAGGATCGTGCGCAGTTCCGCGACGTCGAACTCGGCTCGCAGGGGCAGATGGTCGGACAGCCGACGCAGGTCGGGGGTGTCGCAGACGGTGAAGCGGGTCAGGGCGGGGGCGAGTTCCGCGCTGAGGTATCCGCGGTCGATGCAGTACGTGGGGCCTGGCGGTCGGCCGGGGTGGTCGCGGTAGCCGGAGGACGCGTTCAGCGCGTCGGGCTGGTCAAGGTGCTGCGCCGCGTGGCGGGCCATCTCGACATATCCGGCCGCGAGCAGCTCGCGGTCCGGCCGGTCGTCGGTGTGGCGGCGTCCGCACTCGTGGTAGGTGCGGTTCGCCACGAAGGCGTGATCCGTGTAGCCGTCCCAGGGGCCGCCTTCCCCGGTGCGGTAGCTGTTCCAGTCCCAGAAGTGGACGGCGAGCCAGCCGGGCTTGGCCAGCGTGGAGCACCACTTCGCCTCGGTCAGCCGGTGCTCGGGGGACCAGTAGCAGGCGTGCCCGCTGACGCAGCTGATCTGTCGGGGGCTGAGCGTGCCGTCGTCGTCGCGCAGTTTCACCGCGATGTTGGCGGGGGCGTGCCACGGTGCCCAGCTCTGCTCGTACTCCTCCACGAAGGCGAGCGGGCCGCCGCGCTTGAGGAAGATGGCGTTGTCGTTGTTGCTGCCCGGCCGGTGGACGGCGATATACCCGTCCATGGCCAGGCGCTCGGCCTGGGCGTCGAGCTGTCCGGGCTGGACCTCCTGCTGGAAGAGGATGTCCGGGGCCTGCTGCTGGACCCAGGAAGCGGCCTCCTCCCAGTTGATGCCCTTCTCCACATTCCAGTTCAGCGCGGTGATGGTGGGTGCGTTCATGCCGCGTGCCTTTCGGACAGGGGGATGGGCTCCGCAGTTGCGGAGATCGATAAGGAGCCGAGCGGCCCGTGGCGCTCGCGCAGATGGCGGGCCTGCTCGGCGTACGGGGGCAGGCCGACACCGGCCCTGCGGGTATCGAGCTGCGCGGGGTCGGCGATCCGATGCGCTTCGAGCTCCCCGTCGGCGCGGTACCAGTGCTGGGTGCCGTACACCTGGGGTTGCCCGGCGTTGACGAGACAGCGGTCGTGTAGGTGAGCGAGCTGGGCGCTCGTGGCTTCACCGGATTGCACGGCCGTCTGGAGTAGGCGCAGAAGCCTCTGCTGGAAGGCCGGGTCGTGGTCGCAGTGCACCGCGAGAGTCACGGCCGCCTGGCAGGCCTTCTCACCCACGGTGCTGTGGCCCGGCCACCGTCCCAAGCGCTCCACGATCCGGTGCAGCCCGGCGGCGTTGTCCTGCTGGGTCTGCTGGACGACCACGAGGGCCTCCGGCGTCATGCGGACCCGTTCGGCTCCGGGCGTGCGCCACTGCTCTCTGGTGGCTTCTGCCCGGCTCAGCAGCTCGCTGGCGAACGCGACGTGATTCGCCCCGGGCTCGTGCGGCCCGCTCACTTTGCCACCGGTCCGGAAGCACCTGTCGGCCTACGGCCGCGCTTCGTGGCCCCGGCCTCGCTCAGCAGGGAATGGATGGCGCCGTAGGACCGGTTCGTCGTCTCGCAGATCTCGCGGATCGTGACTTTGCGATCCGGGGTGCGATAGGCGGCCACGACCTTCTTCGCGAAGTCTTCTCTCTCGGCCCCGGTGAGCTTCTTGCCCTTCTCGATAGAGGGGAGATCTAGGGAGCTGGAGGGTGGGTTCGGCTTCGGGGCCTGCGTCGTCATCGCTGCTCCATGCGTTCTCGGTGATGTCACAGGACGGTTTCCTCGCAGGCGAGGGCGAGCCCGGCGTGCAGGGCTCGCAGTTGGTGGAGCATCGCCTCGTACTCCTGGTCGTCGTCGCTGATGTCGACTCGGGAGGCGGCGACGATGCCGTGGATCTCTCGTTGCCGAAGTGCAGTGAGCAGTCGCGCCAGTTGAGGGCGCATGGCCGGGTCGGTGGGCCCCGTGTGATCGATGGCGCGGGTTGCCACGGTCCACTGCCGCCTGGTGGCCAGGGCCTGCACGACAGCGAGGCGGGGAGCGGGATCCTGCTCGGGGTTGACGAGGACGTAGAGGCCGAACCGCTTCTCCCCCTGGACGTTCCGCAGGGCCGTCTCGAGCTGGACCCGTCGCAGCGAGCTCAGTTGCCGGTTGGCGGCGGACGATGGCTGAGTCATGGCCCTCACGCCGTGCCCCCGAACGGCCGGAGCCCTCGGGCCCAGCGGCCGTGCTGGGCCTCGTGGCGTGCGGGGGTGATGAAGGTGGCGAACGGGCCGGCATCGCCGAAGCCCGGAAGCGGCGCCCGCCAGGTGAGCAGAAGACGCGCCAGCGCCACGGATATGCGTAACCAGAGGTCGCCGCTCAGCGGAGGGAGAACCTTCACGCCGCCACCCCCACCGCGGCGAACGTACGCGCGAGGGTGAGGGCCGTGTCCAGCAGTCCGACGTGGGAGAACGCCTGCGGAAAGTTGCCGACCTGGCGCTTGCGCTTGGAGTCAAACTCCTCGGCGAGCAGTCCCAGGTCGTTGCGCAGCCCGAGGAGCCGTTCGAAGAGTTCACGGGCTTCGTCGAGACGTCCGATCATGGCGAGGTCGTCGGCGAGCCAGAAGCTGCAGGCGAGGAAGGCGCCCTCGTCGCCGCTCAGGCCGTCGGTCCCTACCTCGTCACCTGCGGTGGCGTAGCGCAGGACGAAGCCGTCGGGGGTCGTCAGGTCGCGCTGGATGGCTTCGATCGTGCCGATGACCCGAGGGTCGTCCGGGGGCAGGAAGCCCATCTGCGGGATGAGCAGGGTCGCGGCGTCGAGCTCCTTGGAACCGTAGGA comes from Streptomyces sp. NBC_01142 and encodes:
- a CDS encoding DUF6624 domain-containing protein, giving the protein MSGPHEPGANHVAFASELLSRAEATREQWRTPGAERVRMTPEALVVVQQTQQDNAAGLHRIVERLGRWPGHSTVGEKACQAAVTLAVHCDHDPAFQQRLLRLLQTAVQSGEATSAQLAHLHDRCLVNAGQPQVYGTQHWYRADGELEAHRIADPAQLDTRRAGVGLPPYAEQARHLRERHGPLGSLSISATAEPIPLSERHAA
- a CDS encoding helix-turn-helix domain-containing protein; this translates as MTTQAPKPNPPSSSLDLPSIEKGKKLTGAEREDFAKKVVAAYRTPDRKVTIREICETTNRSYGAIHSLLSEAGATKRGRRPTGASGPVAK